A region from the Lolium perenne isolate Kyuss_39 chromosome 4, Kyuss_2.0, whole genome shotgun sequence genome encodes:
- the LOC127294320 gene encoding uncharacterized protein, producing the protein MITENESSTVLEGTALQVVFVICGLLEQGYNHWQSSEAELPPLESTVPTDKVTSSYQGSSILYVSLRNILHQICTTPQFPINCVHTIDHINMRIPLDGVRSCNSAVPRIFNGNQVPTREFHALCRKFQEELPQVHPGEGTELNEDDCG; encoded by the exons ATGATAACTGAAAATGAGTCATCGACCGTGTTGGAGGGCACTGCCCTGCAAGTCGTGTTCGTTATATGTGGTCTG CTGGAGCAGGGTTACAACCATTGGCAGAGCAGCGAGGCGGAGTTGCCGCCGCTGGAGTCGACCGTGCCAACCGACAAGGTCACATCTTCCTACCAGGG GTCAAGCATACTGTATGTATCACTGCGGAATATATTGCATCAGATCTGCACCACACCTCAGTTCCCCATCAATTGTGTCCATACCATCGACCATATCAATATGAGAATACCGCTGGATGGTGTCAGATCCTGCAACTCTGCCGTCCCAAGGATCTTTAATGGCAACCAGGTGCCCACTCGCGAGTTCCATGCCCTCTGTCGAAAGTTCCAAGAAGAACTACCCCAAGTTCATCCTGGAGAAG GTACTGAACTGAATGAGGACGACTGCGGTTGA